In one Babylonia areolata isolate BAREFJ2019XMU chromosome 14, ASM4173473v1, whole genome shotgun sequence genomic region, the following are encoded:
- the LOC143289692 gene encoding uncharacterized protein LOC143289692 translates to MTLTKTCIQIRFNETDPLPWDNPDNIVTQDIAALAMRIKNIVLAVSFLVGGPANVINMAVFYKQGIQDRVNLCLFMLALFDGVYLTSALLIYAENIYLQLSGQVMRSPANEFMTNNHLNVFLGSGFVSCVLSAIIACERCYCVLRPLKYQTLLRTRTMAVIIAAITVCVFVLFFLVYQYRIVCVYDPVPDAEFMMVTGVEFYKAHKQLIDLVESVVFGAGIPGGMMVVVIATTTVTTTKLRRITAWRSETSTSLSPKEVALTKMLIGSSVFFILCTSPACTFRVACLFMPEMRPGGRHYNFYFTTLRVLVGFYFVNSSFNIFIYYVMGSRYRATFWTLFNRKAK, encoded by the coding sequence ATGACGCTGACCAAAACATGCATCCAGATCAGGTTCAATGAGACAGACCCTTTACCATGGGACAACCCTGACAACATCGTGACCCAGGACATAGCAGCTCTGGCGATGCGAATAAAAAACATCGTACTGGCGGTGTCGTTTCTCGTCGGGGGACCAgccaacgtcatcaacatggcggtgttctaCAAACAAGGTATTCAGGATCGTGTCAACCTCTGCCTCTTCATGCTGGCTCTGTTTGACGGCGTGTACCTCACCTCCGCCTTGCTGATCTACGCCGAGAACATTTACCTGCAGTTGAGCGGGCAGGTGATGAGGTCTCCGGCCAACGAGTTCATGACCAACAACCACCTCAACGTGTTTCTCGGCTCCGGGTTCGTTTCCTGCGTCCTGTCCGCCATCATCGCCTGCGAGAGATGTTACTGCGTCCTCAGACCTCTGAAGTACCAGACCTTGCTGCGAACCAGAACCATGGCCGTCATCATCGCGGCTatcaccgtgtgtgtgtttgttctcttcttcctcgtctACCAGTACaggatcgtgtgtgtgtacgatcCTGTGCCTGACGCAGAGTTCATGATGGTGACGGGCGTGGAGTTCTACAAAGCTCACAAACAACTCATCGACCTGGTGGAGAGCGTAGTTTTCGGGGCCGGTATACCAGGgggcatgatggtggtggtgatcgccACGACCACCGTCACCACGACTAAGCTTCGACGGATCACTGCGTGGCGTTCCGAGACGTCCACGTCGCTGTCTCCCAAAGAGGTGGCTCTGACCAAGATGCTGATAGGCAGCTCTGTGTTCTTCATCCTCTGCACCTCTCCAGCCTGTACGTTCCGTGTCGCCTGTCTCTTCATGCCTGAGATGCGGCCAGGGGGGCGGCACTACAACTTCTATTTCACCACGCTGCGGGTGTTGGTGGGCTTCTACTTCGTCAACTCTTCCTTCAACATTTTCATATACTACGTCATGGGGTCTCGCTACAGGGCCACGTTCTGGACGCTGTTCAACAGGAAGGCGAAGTGA